The following are encoded in a window of Diorhabda sublineata isolate icDioSubl1.1 chromosome 5, icDioSubl1.1, whole genome shotgun sequence genomic DNA:
- the LOC130444130 gene encoding uncharacterized protein LOC130444130, whose product MAYFKLAALFLCIVAFTSALPTHDEARGNSVQTEHDLLDAVYNDCLKKDSISCFKYKVFNFVDKMLGNRDTITVMDGVQFVKTPGGEQDGAPRAISSDDTIESVLFNRVTSFLGSHTLKIDLKGSEVVNAVQSTARSLNEYAESLEEEENLIEGASESRKKKGGGGKKGKGQIGALLGLVALKAAILGKLALAAIALIAGKALIIGKIALVLSAIIGLKKLLANSGGNGKHVTYEVVPHASHSSSHIATHETAYAGSGHGGGYGGDVGGGYSGGSGGWGRSLDAQSLAYRGHPQVQKA is encoded by the coding sequence ATGGCATATTTTAAGTTGGCCGCTTTGTTTTTGTGTATCGTCGCGTTTACTAGTGCGTTACCCACACACGATGAAGCGCGCGGTAATTCAGTTCAAACCGAACACGACCTTTTGGACGCCGTTTATAACGACTGTCTCAAAAAAGATTCAATTTCCTGTTTCAAATAcaaagttttcaattttgtgGACAAGATGCTCGGAAACAGGGACACAATTACAGTGATGGATGGTGTTCAGTTCGTCAAAACTCCCGGTGGTGAACAAGATGGTGCTCCTCGTGCTATCAGCAGTGACGACACTATAGAATCTGTCTTATTCAACAGGGTAACTTCATTTTTGGGTTCCCACACATTAAAAATTGACTTGAAAGGTAGTGAAGTTGTCAATGCAGTGCAATCAACAGCCCGTTCTCTCAACGAATATGCCGAATCTTTGGAGGAAGAAGAGAATTTAATTGAAGGTGCTAGTGaatcaagaaaaaagaaagGAGGTGGTGGTAAGAAAGGAAAAGGGCAAATAGGAGCCTTACTTGGATTAGTTGCCCTTAAAGCCGCTATCCTTGGAAAGCTTGCTCTTGCTGCTATTGCTTTAATCGCTGGTAAAGCTCTTATTATCGGAAAAATTGCCTTGGTTCTCTCAGCTATTATTGGTCTGAAGAAACTCCTAGCAAACAGTGGTGGTAATGGCAAACATGTTACTTATGAAGTTGTACCACATGCATCCCATTCATCATCCCACATTGCCACTCATGAAACTGCCTATGCTGGTTCTGGTCATGGAGGCGGTTATGGAGGAGACGTCGGTGGTGGATACAGTGGAGGCTCCGGAGGATGGGGTAGATCTCTAGATGCACAATCTTTGGCTTACAGGGGACATCCACAAGTTCAAAAAGCGTAG